One genomic window of Catenulispora sp. EB89 includes the following:
- a CDS encoding NACHT domain-containing protein, whose product MVFTGAEIAVLKNGLHKAASALGKAALTGPAPGAGSVDKPLRTSRIPGRERRKQTIGAEDAERFARKILERVSGQQFTRPGKSAPRRLEIPAADIDSLVTAVGILMSTLSHARVDMAAVLEAHGEPEVLADRMRAALPSATPAVGDVWRPVLDELVGVVCEHIVEFFTTRETFGAAAGLELLKQSARRHRPEEEAELLAGYARLVREKSHKIRLIGLDLHEDDQAYDLMTGFVDLTIQATDPVEATEGPDRTGDPDQASEHVSWNRMDTLATERRRVLLEGPAGSGKSTLAQWLTLTWLKTPDHAPLPFLIRLREFAGGQRLELPRPLDFVARLAPAYAGRLPGWEMDLLATGRAAVLLDGIDEIPEQLRAEALQWLADLVTAYPHACFVVTTRPAGLNEPGRRRLVTTLGFTRATINPMSALQVSTFIDRWHEAAVGRPHTDTEELREYADSLKHTVRWRRDLAHITTTPLLCAMVCALYHADNRALPRNRTALYERACAMLLEKRDTQQRIQTFPVTLTREQIEPFLTEIALWMLVNKQRSIPRLDALRLVADVLPRLQIQDAPTRWKPDAEGLLRHLVVRSGMLQEPTMELLEFVHPSFQDFLAAKSVFQKAYLPHLIENAHDAMYQDVAVMAVSQVQNDRDRQNELLERLVERAKRDAKQSRQLYLLAAACLADAGMVDPKWVKLVQTKTRALLPPRSSREAQVLAAAGEFTLDLLADVGRTRKPTVAEAVATVEAISLMGGGGDVGMRILRSLAERYGNRIGPELISAWHQTQDPRAFRDEVLAHGDFSDVTVLINSDDLLPLVDGLPGMERLRIAEHVAGPPTAVALVSVAAGRTHIKALPDYPNLRMLDLGHPESSMLQGIERFGDVTTVRLAHATDPDLRPLAALPKLTSLAMTDMPKVDLTALSAVPTLHTLTVESAEPVDLTPLAGLATLTSVTLGASRFTAREPLPQVFRLEVDEFHDDTDRAFPRLNTLVTRSQHRRAGSCVQLSEVTTLALRGLQEVDAAPLTAMPHLDHLNLRGSENATVIDLDALAVSKLSLNRPSHRVLAELPLMSRLRQLDLHRMSGRTLDRLPEIPQLQRLELWKAIEPPLAKLVNGDRIASLVLGMAEDVDLRGLAAFSALTSIEIADTYSIDIEPLTRLPNLRDLFVYRVKHFDRPGLSRLKALKSLLLDTRLIPRPEWLPQDAELTLYGDFSEVSPETLATLPTLRGLNVETLPACGLSAFASVPTIECLGLNGVAGVRVEDFAAWPALAFLNLMTVPDLDFHALQVLPELRRLRLHRMAYVPLDAVPNLEQLELSETRVQLAELTVLPRLRRLVLRSMPDSDLSVLATLPQLRKLELLHMPWADLSPFQARPDIELIVR is encoded by the coding sequence ATGGTGTTCACCGGCGCTGAGATCGCCGTGCTCAAGAACGGCCTGCACAAGGCCGCGAGCGCGCTCGGCAAGGCGGCACTGACCGGCCCCGCCCCCGGCGCCGGCTCGGTCGACAAACCGCTGCGCACCAGCCGGATTCCGGGCCGGGAGCGTCGGAAGCAGACGATCGGGGCGGAAGACGCGGAGCGGTTCGCTCGCAAGATCCTGGAGCGGGTTTCGGGGCAGCAGTTCACGCGTCCGGGCAAGTCCGCGCCGCGGCGGCTGGAAATCCCGGCCGCCGACATCGACTCGCTGGTGACCGCCGTCGGGATCCTGATGTCGACGCTGTCCCACGCCCGCGTCGACATGGCCGCCGTGCTGGAGGCGCACGGCGAGCCGGAGGTGTTGGCCGACCGGATGCGGGCGGCGCTGCCGTCGGCCACGCCAGCCGTCGGCGACGTCTGGCGCCCGGTGCTGGACGAACTGGTCGGCGTGGTGTGCGAGCACATCGTCGAGTTCTTCACGACCCGGGAGACCTTCGGCGCGGCGGCCGGCTTGGAGCTGTTGAAGCAGAGTGCACGCAGGCACCGGCCCGAAGAGGAGGCCGAGCTGCTGGCCGGCTACGCCCGGCTGGTGCGCGAGAAATCGCACAAGATCCGGCTGATCGGGTTGGACCTGCACGAGGACGATCAGGCGTACGACCTGATGACCGGCTTCGTCGATCTGACCATCCAGGCCACCGACCCCGTCGAAGCCACCGAGGGTCCGGACCGGACCGGCGACCCCGACCAGGCGTCGGAGCACGTCAGTTGGAACCGGATGGACACCCTGGCCACCGAGCGGCGCCGGGTCCTGTTGGAAGGTCCGGCCGGCTCGGGCAAGTCGACGCTGGCGCAGTGGTTGACGCTCACATGGCTGAAGACGCCCGACCACGCCCCGCTTCCCTTCCTGATCCGGCTGCGCGAGTTCGCCGGCGGCCAGCGGCTGGAGCTGCCGCGCCCCCTCGACTTCGTCGCCAGGCTGGCCCCGGCGTACGCCGGCCGGCTGCCCGGCTGGGAGATGGACCTTCTCGCCACCGGCCGGGCCGCGGTGCTGCTCGACGGCATCGACGAGATCCCCGAACAGCTTCGCGCCGAGGCCCTTCAATGGCTCGCGGATCTGGTGACCGCGTACCCCCACGCCTGTTTCGTGGTGACGACACGCCCCGCGGGCCTGAACGAACCCGGCCGCCGCCGTCTGGTCACGACGCTCGGTTTCACCAGGGCGACCATCAATCCGATGTCGGCACTCCAGGTGTCGACGTTCATCGACCGCTGGCACGAAGCCGCCGTCGGACGGCCCCACACCGACACGGAGGAGTTGCGGGAGTACGCGGATTCCCTGAAACACACCGTCCGCTGGCGTCGCGACCTGGCACACATCACGACCACGCCGCTGCTGTGCGCGATGGTGTGCGCCTTGTATCACGCGGACAACCGGGCTCTGCCGCGGAACCGCACTGCCCTGTACGAGCGTGCGTGCGCGATGCTGCTGGAAAAGCGGGACACACAACAGCGGATCCAGACCTTCCCCGTAACACTGACAAGGGAGCAGATCGAGCCCTTCCTGACCGAGATCGCGCTGTGGATGTTGGTCAACAAACAACGGAGTATTCCACGCCTGGATGCCCTGCGACTGGTCGCCGACGTGCTGCCGCGGCTTCAGATACAAGACGCACCGACAAGATGGAAGCCGGATGCCGAGGGCTTGCTGCGGCACCTCGTCGTGCGCTCCGGCATGTTGCAGGAACCCACGATGGAATTGCTGGAGTTCGTGCACCCGAGCTTCCAGGACTTCCTGGCGGCCAAGAGCGTGTTCCAGAAGGCCTACCTCCCACACCTGATCGAGAACGCCCACGACGCGATGTACCAGGACGTCGCGGTGATGGCGGTCAGCCAGGTCCAGAACGACCGCGACCGTCAGAACGAGTTGCTGGAACGCCTCGTTGAGCGCGCGAAACGGGACGCCAAGCAGTCGCGGCAGCTGTACCTGCTGGCAGCGGCATGCCTCGCCGACGCCGGCATGGTCGACCCGAAATGGGTGAAGCTGGTCCAGACGAAGACCCGGGCCCTGCTGCCTCCGCGGAGCAGCCGCGAAGCGCAGGTGCTGGCAGCCGCCGGGGAGTTCACTCTCGACCTGCTCGCCGATGTGGGGCGGACCCGTAAGCCCACAGTCGCCGAGGCGGTGGCGACGGTGGAGGCGATCTCCCTGATGGGCGGCGGCGGAGATGTGGGGATGCGGATTCTGCGATCCCTCGCCGAGCGCTACGGCAACCGGATCGGACCCGAGCTGATCTCGGCCTGGCATCAGACGCAGGACCCGCGCGCCTTCCGCGACGAGGTGCTGGCCCACGGGGATTTCAGCGACGTGACAGTCTTGATCAACAGCGACGATCTCCTGCCTCTGGTGGACGGGCTCCCCGGGATGGAGCGGCTCAGAATCGCCGAACACGTCGCTGGTCCACCGACCGCCGTCGCCCTCGTCTCGGTCGCAGCCGGCCGAACCCATATCAAAGCTCTGCCTGACTACCCCAACCTGCGAATGCTGGACCTCGGACACCCGGAGTCCTCGATGCTGCAGGGCATCGAACGCTTCGGCGACGTCACAACGGTGCGTCTGGCACATGCCACAGACCCGGATCTGAGACCGCTGGCGGCACTGCCGAAACTGACCTCTCTGGCCATGACAGACATGCCGAAAGTGGACCTGACGGCGCTCAGCGCCGTACCCACCCTTCACACCCTGACGGTGGAATCAGCCGAACCGGTCGACCTGACTCCGTTGGCGGGCCTTGCCACTTTGACCAGCGTGACACTCGGGGCTTCCCGTTTCACCGCACGCGAACCGCTCCCTCAGGTCTTCCGGCTCGAGGTCGACGAGTTCCACGACGACACGGACAGGGCGTTCCCCAGACTGAACACGCTCGTGACTCGCAGCCAGCACCGGCGCGCAGGCTCCTGCGTCCAGCTTTCCGAGGTCACCACGTTGGCGTTGCGAGGCCTGCAAGAAGTCGACGCCGCGCCGCTGACCGCCATGCCTCATCTGGACCATCTGAACCTGCGAGGCTCGGAAAACGCCACCGTGATCGACCTCGACGCGCTGGCGGTCTCAAAGCTCAGTCTGAACCGCCCATCCCACCGCGTTCTCGCCGAGCTGCCCTTGATGTCGCGCCTGCGACAGCTCGACCTTCATCGAATGTCGGGCCGAACGCTGGACCGGCTCCCAGAGATCCCACAGCTCCAACGGCTGGAACTCTGGAAGGCGATCGAACCCCCCTTGGCCAAGCTTGTGAACGGCGATCGGATCGCCAGCCTGGTTCTCGGCATGGCGGAGGACGTCGACCTCCGAGGTCTGGCTGCCTTCTCGGCGCTCACCAGCATCGAGATCGCCGACACCTACTCCATCGACATCGAACCTCTCACCCGTTTGCCGAATCTCAGGGACCTGTTCGTCTACCGCGTGAAGCACTTTGATCGGCCCGGACTGAGTCGTCTAAAGGCTCTAAAGAGTCTGCTGCTCGATACAAGGTTGATTCCCCGGCCGGAATGGCTGCCGCAGGATGCCGAGCTCACCCTCTACGGAGACTTCTCGGAGGTGTCGCCCGAAACCCTCGCGACGTTGCCGACTCTTCGCGGTCTCAACGTGGAGACGCTACCGGCCTGCGGCCTGTCGGCATTCGCCTCTGTTCCCACCATCGAATGCCTTGGCCTCAACGGGGTCGCCGGAGTGCGCGTCGAGGATTTCGCTGCGTGGCCCGCTCTGGCCTTTCTCAACCTCATGACCGTACCGGACTTGGATTTTCACGCCCTCCAAGTCCTGCCCGAGCTACGCAGGCTGCGGTTGCATCGCATGGCCTACGTGCCGCTCGACGCCGTGCCCAACCTCGAGCAGTTGGAACTGAGCGAAACCCGGGTCCAGCTGGCCGAACTCACCGTCTTGCCGAGGCTCCGCCGCCTCGTCCTGCGTTCGATGCCGGACTCGGACCTGTCGGTCCTCGCGACGCTCCCCCAGCTCAGGAAGCTCGAACTGCTTCACATGCCGTGGGCGGACCTGAGTCCCTTCCAGGCCCGCCCCGACATCGAGCTGATCGTGCGTTAG